AAATATACATTCGAGTATATGAATTACCTCTAAAACATACTTGTTTTCTTCACACAAAATTGTTGAAAAGAGAACGGGGTAGAGACTCTCGGGAGAGAGAGCATAGGTAGGAGGACATTAGCTTCATCGACACCCAAGTACATCTCTTCCTTCCTCACTGATAGATTTATTAAGACAGATCTTTTGAAGATCAACATAACCAATAATGGTGTCCTCAAATATGACACCGTCTAGTTTAGCCTCCTCGAAAGTGGACCCTGATAATACGGTATTCTTAAACACAGCTCCTTCTAGATCGGACTTGCCAAAATTAACGCGATCTATGACTGCATTTGTGAAGTCAGTACCTGCATATAAATCACCCTTGAtcagccaaaaaaaaaacattttacaTAACATTCTACACCACCAGCATTTGATTAATCaacaaatactccctctgtccctaaaACAAGTTAACATCATCCGATGTCCGTCAAAGAAGTCAGTAttcctccgttttttttttacttgcaccatttAGGTTGGGCACACACATTAACAAAGAAAGTAAATATCAAGAATGCCCATCTGATAACAAACAAATTAAGTAGAAAAGGTTAGGTATTAATGGTAAATATAAAACATGTATAAGGGTAAAATTGGTATTTGGTGTGTGAACACACCACAAAGCATGTGAATGCATACCATAAAACGAAATTGTGCAAATAATACGCAACTTCCAAAACAGGAAAATAGTGcaagtataaaaaaaaaacagaggaaatAGTTATTTTCAGACCCATGATCTATTTCCCTCTCCCTACTTTGTCACTCTTTTGAATCTCGGAGCAAAAGTAGATGTTAACTAGTTCTAGGGACGAAGGAAGTGGTTCGCTGCAAGATGACTTCAGAAATTAAGTACTCCCTCcttcccaaaattatagtcatgtttgaCTAAAAgcacgggttttaagaaaagtggaatatagtgtaTGGGAAAGTGGGAAAGTATGTGGGAAAGTGTATGAGAAAGTGGGAAAAGTAATGTCCAAATAATgaaacaggactataattttgggacaccCGAAAtaaaacatgactataattttgggacggatggagtatatCTGATCAGTGATCACAATAAGGGAAGGAGTATTATACCCTTGAAACTAGCTCCAACAGCATAAGCCTTGGACATGACAACTTCGGTCATGTCAGCACCATCAAACTTAGCATCTGACATGAGAGCAGCTGTAAGAGACTTCCCCTTGAGCTTAGACTTTTCATTTGTATAGTCACAAAAGCGGAGATCTAAGGGCTTGTCATATACACCATTTGCTTGACCAATTGTGTTACCAACGAATGCACGCTCACAACGGTCGGGATCGTTCGAAAGTGGAGGAAGTCTCTGCCAGGAAGAATCATGTAGTGGTTAGAAATAGGTCGAGAAGATATACTAGCAGTATgttaaatgtaaatattataaatttttataagaAGTGTGCTTATTTTGAGAGGCCAAGCAGAAGAGCTGTTTGTTGAAGAtttaaaaagggaattaatatGCATGAAATTCAGAAGTTAGTTTAGAGAATTAGTGTGTTCACCCACTATACTAGAAGAGACCAGCTACGTGAAGTTCTAAGGCAAGGAAGCCGCTATTTGATTTAAACGGGAATAAAAACAAGTATGGTTATCAAGAATTAAAGTACAACGGAGCCTCTAATCtgatttttttaatgaaattttgaGTACTGCCAAATTGACGAGAGATAGCTATATAGTAGAGCTTAAGAAAATAAGCTAAAAAATCAATATAACAGCTTGAACTTGTTCAAGATCACCTAGTAGGTGAGCACTCAGCAGCTATGTAGTCTAGACTGTAGAATTAAAGAACACAGAGGAAGCATATCGTTTTGAGCCCTTAGGGAATGGAGATGTAGACAGAGTCAAAACTCAAATGTGAACAATGATAAGTCACATTTGAAGCTGATTTGGTTTTCATCACGACAATCATGAAACTTGAGATTTCTTAGCACAAGATAGTCACCTATTTGGTTAGCAGATCATCatgaaatgcattttttttttcaactagtAAAGTTTAAGAAAATGTGGATCAATTCACTTGGATAATCTGATGTAGTAGATGTATCTACAAAACTTTGAAGCATGCGAACATATTACGAAATTCTAAATTGTTTTAGAAGGATCTGCAATTGAACTGTAACAACGGCAAATTCCTGACCTGGTTAGCAGCTATTACAGGCGAGGCAGCTGTGACTGCCAACGTGGCCAGGAGGCCAAATGCAACATTCCTAAGTTCTTTGAATTGAGACGAGTTTTCTTTCTCCAATCCATTCCCAACAGCTACAAAATGACAATATTTATCAGTTCAACTTAAACATCAGAGTTAGTCCAGgatgaagaacaagaaaaatacaATCTCCTGCCTTGGTTAAGGTAATCAAGGAGGATTAAACGTAACAAACAACTTTACTCTAATATGAAAGAGAAGTTTTACTCAAGTGATCTTTGCTTGGTTGCGCGCACTAGGGTAAGATGCATCATGTATGTATGCAATGATTGTTTGTTACTTCATACTCTCCCCGCTTCAACATAATTGTCCCATGTTCCCTAACTCGTCATAATTAAGAATTTAAACATGAATTTGCAATAGGGAAACAAAAGCCCTCTGTCATTATGGTGCTTCTCCCACCTCACTCATTACTTCATTAGTCATTGAGAGAATGTGACCATTTTTTCCCGGACACCCTTAATTTATCAATTATCACTACTCACAAGCAATTTATTCAACCGCTTAATTTAAGTCCATCAAAATTCAAAAGTCTAAAATTAATGATCTTTTTTACTGTTGGAATATGAGATTA
This genomic stretch from Spinacia oleracea cultivar Varoflay chromosome 3, BTI_SOV_V1, whole genome shotgun sequence harbors:
- the LOC110783149 gene encoding thylakoid lumenal 17.4 kDa protein, chloroplastic — translated: MASIGISIHPNGISLKNSSVKCHLFSARKLQLSFPINCSAVGNGLEKENSSQFKELRNVAFGLLATLAVTAASPVIAANQRLPPLSNDPDRCERAFVGNTIGQANGVYDKPLDLRFCDYTNEKSKLKGKSLTAALMSDAKFDGADMTEVVMSKAYAVGASFKGTDFTNAVIDRVNFGKSDLEGAVFKNTVLSGSTFEEAKLDGVIFEDTIIGYVDLQKICLNKSISEEGRDVLGCR